A genomic segment from Gadus morhua chromosome 4, gadMor3.0, whole genome shotgun sequence encodes:
- the timmdc1 gene encoding complex I assembly factor TIMMDC1, mitochondrial isoform X2, translating to MKHACGLYTGDKRDALFNAITSTYRGSRGPSEELRSVLKSAVAGALVGLLHGGLPAARDARQRYIQLSQAELYTSRVEAVRSSHNAAIRGFLRYGWRWSWRVAAFVTLFNSVSTGLSVYRDKDALSHYGAAGAVTGGLFRLNLGLRGLLAGTLIGAFLGLPAGALVVSMQTVAGETTRDRVRRERSELYQLKLQEWSARLQLTDELIGDLSVNTNENRDLQRITELLEIPRNEGAVGDTEGP from the exons ATGAAACATGCATGTGGACTGTACACTGGGGATAAACGTGACGCGCTATTCAACGCAATCACATCGACTTATCG TGGCTCCCGGGGGCCGTCGGAGGAGCTGAGGAGCGTGCTGAAGAGCGCCGTGGCGGGGGCCCTGGTCGGCCTGCTCCACGGGGGGCTGCCCGCCGCGCGCGACGCACGCCAGCGGTACATCCAGCTGAGCCAGGCGGAGCTCTACACCAGCCGGGTGGAGGCtgtg CGGTCCTCCCACAACGCCGCCATTCGCGGGTTCCTGCGCTAcggctggaggtggagctggagggtgGCCGCCTTCGTCACGCTGTTCAA CTCGGTGAGCACCGGTCTGTCTGTGTACCGGGACAAAGACGCTCTGAGCCACTATGGGGCTGCCGGAG CTGTCACTGGGGGTCTCTTCCGGCTCAACCTTGGTCTGAGGGGTCTGTTGGCCGGGACCCTGATCGGCGCTTTCTTGGG gCTCCCCGCGGGCGCCTTGGTCGTCAGCATGCAGACGGTTGCCGGGGAAACCACCCGCGACCGGGTGAGACGAGAGCGCAGCGAGCTGTACCAACTCAAGCTGCAGGAATG GTCCGCCCGCCTGCAGCTGACGGACGAGCTGATTGGTGACCTGAGTGTGAACACCAATGAGAACCGGGACCTGCAGAGGATCACGGAGCTCCTGGAAATTCCCCGAAACGAGGGCGCCGTCGGGGACACTGAGGGCCCCTAG
- the timmdc1 gene encoding complex I assembly factor TIMMDC1, mitochondrial isoform X1: MTPGAAPFGSTLPKNFGRPEFPDTGWDSIKDLFDRDGSRGPSEELRSVLKSAVAGALVGLLHGGLPAARDARQRYIQLSQAELYTSRVEAVRSSHNAAIRGFLRYGWRWSWRVAAFVTLFNSVSTGLSVYRDKDALSHYGAAGAVTGGLFRLNLGLRGLLAGTLIGAFLGLPAGALVVSMQTVAGETTRDRVRRERSELYQLKLQEWSARLQLTDELIGDLSVNTNENRDLQRITELLEIPRNEGAVGDTEGP, translated from the exons aTGACTCCTGGCGCGGCACCCTTTGGCAGCACCTTGCCGAAGAACTTCGGCCGGCCAGAGTTCCCCGACACGGGCTGGGACAGCATCAAGGACCTCTTTGACCGAGA TGGCTCCCGGGGGCCGTCGGAGGAGCTGAGGAGCGTGCTGAAGAGCGCCGTGGCGGGGGCCCTGGTCGGCCTGCTCCACGGGGGGCTGCCCGCCGCGCGCGACGCACGCCAGCGGTACATCCAGCTGAGCCAGGCGGAGCTCTACACCAGCCGGGTGGAGGCtgtg CGGTCCTCCCACAACGCCGCCATTCGCGGGTTCCTGCGCTAcggctggaggtggagctggagggtgGCCGCCTTCGTCACGCTGTTCAA CTCGGTGAGCACCGGTCTGTCTGTGTACCGGGACAAAGACGCTCTGAGCCACTATGGGGCTGCCGGAG CTGTCACTGGGGGTCTCTTCCGGCTCAACCTTGGTCTGAGGGGTCTGTTGGCCGGGACCCTGATCGGCGCTTTCTTGGG gCTCCCCGCGGGCGCCTTGGTCGTCAGCATGCAGACGGTTGCCGGGGAAACCACCCGCGACCGGGTGAGACGAGAGCGCAGCGAGCTGTACCAACTCAAGCTGCAGGAATG GTCCGCCCGCCTGCAGCTGACGGACGAGCTGATTGGTGACCTGAGTGTGAACACCAATGAGAACCGGGACCTGCAGAGGATCACGGAGCTCCTGGAAATTCCCCGAAACGAGGGCGCCGTCGGGGACACTGAGGGCCCCTAG